Proteins encoded in a region of the Takifugu flavidus isolate HTHZ2018 chromosome 10, ASM371156v2, whole genome shotgun sequence genome:
- the kif13a gene encoding kinesin-like protein KIF13A isoform X4 gives MSDTKVKVAVRVRPMNRREIELSTKCVVDMEDNQTVLHPPPSNAKGESRKQPKVFAFDHCFWSMDESNVPKYAGQEVVFKCLGEGILENAFQGYNACIFAYGQTGSGKSFSMMGNGEQPGLIPRLCCSLFERVHKEENEAHTFKVEVSYMEIYNEKVRDLLDPKGSRQSLKVREHKVLGPYVDGLSQLAVMSFEDIEVLMSEGNKSRTVAATNMNEESSRSHAVFSIIVTQTLYDLQSGNSGEKVSKMSLVDLAGSERVSKTGAAGERLKEGSNINKSLTTLGCVISALADQSAGKGKAKFVPYRDSVLTWLLKDNLGGNSKTAMIATVSPAADNYEETLSTLRYADRAKRIVNHAVVNEDPNARIIRELREEVEKLKVQLSQAESMKAPELKEKLHESEKLIQEMTVTWEEKLRKTEEIATERQKQLESMGISLETSGIKVKDDKCFLVNLNADPALNELLVYYLKEHTRVGADTSQDIQLFGIGIQPEHCVLELCQDGDVTLTPVGISRTCVNGTMIDSLVHLWHGDRILWGNNHFFRINLPNRKRRDRLKELERASPRESFIEADVETASEASSEQDYSYEFAQMEVMMKTLGNNDPMQNVVQVLEKQYLEEKRTALEEQRMMYERELESLRQQLSPEKTAAPHHHSGGERLTYPVAHAAHSKLRLWTEERDELFRQSLSRLREQVVKANTLVREANFLAEEMSTLTDYQVTLQIPAANLSANRKRGVIVSEPAIQVRRKGRGTQVWTIEKLENKLVDMREHYADWKEDSAEMCKRTNSNCCDPFYEAQENHNLIGVANIFLECLFHDVKLQYAVPIISQQGEVAGRLHIEMMRVSGAVPERLCGGDDSSENSSESSCYEVMDTNGEIVHMAKRLTCRVRIREATGLPLNLSNFVFCQYTFWEQGEPAVAPPMVSPDRPSPRSPDAQFTVQFDHCKDFVVHVTEEFLEFISDGALAIEVWGHRCAGNGRSLWELDALEAKTQTLRDRWNEVSRRIELWISIQELNEQGEYSSVELHPGKDISTGGVFQLRQGHSRRLQVCVKPVQNSGTLPLLVEAVLSVSIGCVSARSTKLQRPLDSYQEEDLNCVRERWSEALIKRREYLDEQIKKIINKHEKTEEDIEREARLVEQWVGLAEERNAVLVPAPGSGIPGAPADWTPPAGMEAHIPVLFLDLNADNLTLNEQLTGPHAAGVNSILPKEHGSQFFYLPIIRHSEEELSAVCSWDSSIHDSVHLNRVTSSNERIYLIVKATVQLSHPASLELVLRKRIAVNIYNKQSFTQSLKRRMSLKNTLHACGVTYEIVSNIPKASEEPEERETLALMAARGDSEETQDGETYIEKYTRGVLEVENILSLEKLRQAVTVKEALTVKGRHLRRSVSTPNVQHVMIICPDLTVLTPAANYQSVMCCSAVQSSCSKMDLTGCEDEDCKDHGDPVDDANCNAQEGSRCTTPIKTRETQDGATFFNSSPFKVLSPQPAKFLKSLLPVKEESKARKALEARPLLGQESMRSCVDSPALLPPPCPWRRPRAGSEGHCKPSTSTLTSTSTSTTPTSRQLSHIQPHTAQDSEDEETDVDANLSLDPALHDHGGFKPYIPEDFANFEIYNAALESLPFSRSDSKRGRCGGGSGDREVPRSPTVSSCTSGYFSHSASNATLSDMPFSTSESCDHLSGASRDPNDSQTKSTSAGSESQQPAPSACGVQTRPTSSPISIPNCTEKPQTLALSSSQEFTDFKGADDSVGENESVCITEGWKQGGIDISTNLQKNADCVETCDNRHLERCGNGISGLSAVCEYPNITDCAGAVKAADAPMATQVSDKAPSAASTASPLPTVGSPAPIPRAGGEPPIQEPAQGDLPHGSPCPSPNPSSAEPSGDSSGDESAPVAQLPDWMAPGEQVWVGKRRGTVYYVGGVEFAKGIWIGVKLDLAVGKHNGTVQDRVYFRCPPGHGVFVKPSRLTRGPPSVEAEPHTLIR, from the exons ATGTCGGATACGAAGGTAAAAGTAGCGGTGAGAGTCCGGCCCATGAACCGCAGGG AAATCGAGCTGAGCACGAAATGTGTGGTGGACATGGAGGACAACCAGACGGTGCTGCACCCTCCGCCTTCCAATGCAAAAGGAGAGAGCAG AAAACAACCGAAG GTGTTTGCTTTTGACCACTGCTTCTGGTCCATGGACGAATCCAACGTTCCTAAATATGCTG GTCAAGAGGTGGTGTTCAAGTGCCTTGGAGAGGGAATACTTGAAAACGCATTCCAGGGATATAATGCCTGCATATTTGCCTACGGACAAACAG GTTCAGGCAAGTCCTTTTCCATGATGGGGAACGGGGAGCAGCCGGGTTTAATCCCtcggctctgctgctctctgtttgaGAGGGTCCACAAGGAGGAGAACGAGGCCCACacttttaaggttgaggtttcCTACATGGAGATCTACAACGAGAAAGTCCGCGATCTGCTGGATCCCAAAGG GAGCCGACAGTCCCTGAAGGTCCGGGAGCACAAAGTTCTGGGTCCGTATGTGGACGGTCTGTCTCAGCTGGCTGTAATGAGCTTCGAG gACATCGAGGTGTTGATGTCTGAGGGGAACAAATCTCGCACGGTCGCGGCCACCAACATGAACGAGGAGAGCAGCCGCTCGCACGCCGTCTTCAGCATCATCGTCACGCAAACGCTTTATGACCTCCAGTCCGGG AATTCGGGGGAGAAAGTGAGCAAGATGAGTCTGGTTGACCTGGCGGGAAGTGAACGGGTGTCCAAGACCGGAGCTGCTGGCGAGAGACTCAAAGAAGGGAGCAACATCAACAA GTCTCTCACCACTTTAGGCTGCGTGATTTCTGCTTTAGCCGATCAGTCGGCGGGAAAGGGCAAAGCCAAGTTTGTCCCGTACAGAGACTCGGTGCTCACCTGGCTGCTTAAG GACAACCTTGGCGGGAACAGTAAGACGGCCATGATCGCCACGGTGAGCCCGGCGGCCGACAACTACGAAGAGACTCTGTCCACGCTTCGCTACGCCGACAGAGCCAAGAGAATCGTCAACCACGCCGTGGTGAACGAGGACCCCAACGCGCGGATCATCAGGGAGCTGCGGGAGGAGGTGGAAAAGCTGAAGGTTCAGCTCTCGCAGGCTGAG TCCATGAAGGCaccagagctgaaggagaaacTGCACGAGTCCGAGAAGCTCATCCAGGAGATGACGGTCACctgggaggagaagctgaggaagacagaggagatTGCAACT GAGCgccagaaacagctggagagcATGGGCATCTCCCTGGAGACGTCAGGGATCAAAGTGAAAGACGACAAGTGCTTCCTCGTCAATCTGAATGCCGATCCTGCCCTGAACGAGCTCCTCGTCTACTACCTGAAG GAGCACACCCGTGTGGGCGCCGACACATCCCAGGACATCCAGCTGTTTGGGATCGGTATCCAGCCGGAGCACTGCGTCCTGGAGCTCTGCCAGGACGGTGACGTCACCCTGACGCCTGTCGGGATCTCAAG AACATGTGTGAATGGAACAATGATTGACTCCCTGGTGCACCTGTGGCACGGAGATCGCATCTTGTGGGGCAACAATCACTTCTTCAG GATTAACCTTCCCAATCGAAAGCGGCGCGACCGTTTaaaggagctggagagagcttCTCCCAGGGAGAGCTTCATCGAGGCGGATGTGGAGACCGCCAGCGAGGCTTCTTCCGAGCAGGATTACAGCTACGAGTTTGCGCAGATGGAAGTCATGATGAAGACTCTGGGCAACAATG ACCCTATGCAGAACGTAGTGCAGGTGCTGGAGAAGCAGTACCTGGAGGAGAAGCGCACGGCTCTGGAAGAGCAGCGGATGATGTACGAGCGGGAACTGGAGTCCTTACGGCAGCAGCTGTCCCCCGAGAAAACGGCGGCGCCGCACCACCACAGCGGCGGCGAGCGCCTGACGTATCCCGTGGCGCACGCAGCCCACAGCAAGCTGCGACTGTGGACGGAGGAGCG GGATGAGCTGTTCCGTCAGAGCCTTTCTCGGCTCAGGGAGCAGGTTGTGAAAGCTAACACTTTGGTGCGAGAAGCCAACTTTCTGGCCGAGGAGATGAGCACACTGACGGATTATCAGGTCACACTGCAGATCCCTGCGGCCAACCTCAGCGCCAATCGCAAG CGAGGGGTGATAGTGAGCGAACCCGCCATTCAGgtgaggagaaaagggagggggACCCAAGTGTGGACCATTGAgaagctggaaaacaaactgGTGGATATGCGAGAACATTACGCAGACTGGAAGGAAGACTCAGCGGAAATG TGTAAAAGGACAAACAGTAACTGCTGCGACCCGTTCTATGAAGCACAAGAGAACCACAACCTGATTGGAGTGGCCAACATTTTTCTAGAGTGCCTTTTCCATGATGTCAAACTCCAATATGCTGTCCCCATCATCAGCCAGCAGGGAGAG GTTGCAGGCAGGTTGCACATCGAGATGATGCGCGTCAGCGGAGCCGTACCGGAGCGACTCTGCGGAGGCGACGACTCGTCTGAGAACTCCAGCGAGAGCAGCTGCTACGAGGTGATGGACACAAACGGGGAAATCGTGCACATGGCCAAGAGGCTCACCTGCAGG GTGCGGATCAGAGAGGCGACGGGTTTGCCGCTCAACCTCTCCAACTTCGTCTTCTGCCAGTACACCTTCTGGGAACAAGGGGAGCCCGCGGTGGCTCCCCCCATGGTCAGCCCAGACAGGCCGTCCCCGCGAAGTCCAGATGCCCAGTTTACAGTCCAGTTTGACCACTGCAAG GACTTTGTTGTCCACGTGACAGAGGAATTTTTGGAGTTCATATCGGACGGAGCCTTGGCCATTGAAGTGTGGGGTCACCGCTGTGCAGGAAATGGCCGTTCCTTGTGGGAGTTAGACGCGCTGGAGGCAAAAACCCAGACGCTTCGAGACAG GTGGAACGAGGTATCTCGCAGGATCGAGCTGTGGATCTCCATCCAGGAGCTGAATGAGCAGGGGGAGTATTCCTCTGTGGAGCTGCATCCTGGAAAAGACATTAGCACTGGAGGCGTCTTCCAACTCCGACAG GGTCACTCCAGAAGGCTGCAGGTGTGCGTGAAGCCTGTCCAAAACTCAGGCACTCTGCCTTTGCTGGTGGAGGCTGTGCTGTCTGTCTCCATCGGCTGCGTGTCCGCTCGCTCCACCAAGCTCCAGAGGCCGCTCGACAGCTACCAG GAGGAAGATCTCAACTGTGTTCGTGAGCGCTGGTCAGAGGCCCTGATCAAACGGCGAGAGTACCTCGATGAGCAAATCAAGAAAATCATCAACAAACACG AGAAGACAGAAGAGGATATTGAGCGTGAGGCCCGTCTGGTGGAGCAGTGGGTCGGCCTTGCTGAAGAGAGAAATGCAGTGCTGGTGCCAGCGCCTGGTAGCGGTATCCCAGGAGCTCCAGCGGACTG GACCCCACCTGCAGGAATGGAAGCTCATATCCCTGTGCTCTTCCTGGATTTAAATG CAGATAATCTGACATTAAATGAGCAGCTGACGGGCCCTCACGCCGCAGGAGTTAACTCTATCCTGCCCAAGGAGCATGGAAGCCAGTTTTTCTATCTGCCAATCATTAGGCACAGCGAAGAAGAG CTTTCAGCAGTTTGCTCCTGGGACTCGTCCATTCACGACTCTGTGCACCTCAATCGCGTCACGTCTTCCAACGAGCGTATTTATTTGATCGTGAAAGCCACAGTGCAGCTCAGCCACCCGGCCTCCCTGGAGCTGGTGCTTCGCAAGAGGATTGCCGTAAACATCTACAACAAGCAG AGCTTCACTCAGAGTCTCAAGCGACGGATGTCTTTGAAGAACACCCTCCACGCCTGTGGTGTGACCTATGAGATAGTTTCCAACATACCAAAG GCCTcagaggagcctgaggagagagagaccttGGCCCTCATGGCTGCTCGCGGGGACAGTGAGGAGACCCAGGATGGAGAGACCTACATAGAGAAATACACCAGGGGAGTTTTGGAAGTGGAGAATATCCTCAGTCTGGAGAAGTTACGACAG GCTGTGACAGTAAAGGAGGCGCTCACTGTAAAGGGGAGACACTTAAGGAGGAGTGTCAGCACACCAAATGTACAGCATGTAATGATTATATGTCCAGATTTAACTGTGTTGACACCAGCAGCAAATTATCAAAGTGTAATGTGTTGTTCTGCTGTCCAGTCTTCATGTAGCAAAATGGATCTGACTGGCTGTGAGGATGAAGACTGTAAG GACCACGGTGATCCTGTGGACGACGCTAACTGCAATGCCCAGGAGGGCTCACGCTGCACCACGCCAATTAAGACCAGGGAGACTCAAG ACGGCGCCACGTTCTTCAATTCCAGTCCCTTTAAAGTTCTGTCACCCCAGCCGGCCAAGTTCCTCAAGTCCCTGCTGCCTGTCAAAGAGGAGAGCAAGGCGAGGAAAGCACTGGAGGCCCGGCCCTTGTTGGGACAAGAG AGCATGCGCTCATGTGTGGACAGCCCTGCactgctcccccctccctgcccctgGCGCCGGCCCAGGGCAGGCAGCGAGGGCCACTGCAAGccttccacctccaccctcacctccacctccacttccaCCACTCCCACCAGCAGACAGCTCAGCCACATACAGCCACACACCGCT CAGGACTCTGAGGATGAAGAGACAGACGTCGACGCCAATCTCAGCCTCGATCCGGCTCTTCACGACCACGGTGGCTTCAAGCCTTACATCCCGGAAGACTTTGCAAACTTTGAAATTTACAATGCTGCTCTGGAGAGCCTTCCGTTCTCGCGGTCTGACTCGAAGAGAGGCCGATGCGGAGGTGGGAGCGGGGACAGGGAGGTCCCCCGAAGCCCCACGGTCAGCAGTTGCACGAGCGGCTACTTCTCACACAGTGCCTCCAACGCCACGCTGTCTGACATGCCTTTCAGCACCAGCGAGAGTTGCGACCACCTTAGCGGCGCCTCCAGGGACCCCAACGACTCCCAAACCAAAAGCACTTCTGCAGGGAGTGAGAGCCAGCAGCCTGCTCCCTCAGCCTGTGGCGTTCAGACCCGGCCTACCTCCTCGCCAATCAGTATCCCTAATTGCACAGAAAAGCCGCAAACCTTGGCACTGTCCAGCAGCCAGGAGTTCACCGACTTTAAAGGAGCTGATGACAGCGTGGGAGAAAATGAATCAGTGTGTATTACAGAAGGCTGGAAGCAGGGGGGCATAGACATTTCTacaaacctgcagaagaacGCTGATTGTGTAGAAACATGTGACAATCGACACTTAGAACGCTGTGGTAACGGCATTTCTGGTCTAAGTGCTGTATGCGAATATCCAAATATCACAGACTGTGCTGGTGCCGTTAAAGCAGCAGATGCTCCCATGGCAACGCAGGTATCTGACAAAGCACCTTCTGCCGCGTCGACGGCCTCACCTTTACCTACAGTCGGATCCCCTGCACCGATCCCACGGGCGGGAGGAGAACCCCCGATCCAGGAGCCGGCCCAGGGAGACCTCCCCCACGGGAGCCCCTGTCCCAGCCCCAACCCAAGCAGCGCAGAACCGTCAGGGGATTCCAGCGGGGACGAGAGCGCCCCCGTGGCTCAGCTTCCTGACTGGATGGCCCCCGGGGAGCAGGTGTGGGTGGGCAAGCGGAGGGGAACAGTTTATTACGTTGGAGGGGTGGAGTTTGCCAAGGGGATCTGGATCGGTGTGAAGCTCGACCTGGcagtgg GGAAGCACAACGGGACCGTGCAGGACCGAGTGTACTTCCGCTGCCCGCCCGGCCACGGCGTGTTTGTGAAGCCTTCTCGTCTCACCAGAGGACCCCCCTCCGTCGAGGCAGAACCGCACACGCTGATCAGATAG